In a single window of the Thermus amyloliquefaciens genome:
- a CDS encoding TRAP transporter small permease subunit, translated as MRFLLGLSRAIDALTEAVGRITVWLVLLVALLSAGNAIMRYGFSYSSNAYLEAQWYMFSLIFLLGGAYALKHNAHVRIDLVFGRFSKRTQAWIDVVGTLLFLLPMAVGVIYLSWPWALNSFLGKEMSPDVGGLPRWPIKLALPLGFALLALQGLSELIKRIAYLTGHTQLVEEEAEVVE; from the coding sequence ATGCGCTTTCTCCTGGGTCTTTCGCGAGCCATAGACGCCTTAACGGAGGCCGTGGGCAGGATCACCGTTTGGCTGGTTCTTCTGGTGGCCTTGCTCTCTGCGGGCAACGCCATCATGCGCTACGGCTTTAGCTATAGCTCCAACGCTTACCTCGAGGCCCAGTGGTACATGTTCAGCCTGATCTTCCTCCTGGGGGGGGCCTACGCCCTCAAGCACAACGCCCACGTGCGCATTGACCTCGTCTTCGGGCGCTTCTCCAAGCGCACCCAGGCCTGGATCGACGTGGTGGGGACCCTGCTTTTCCTTCTGCCCATGGCGGTGGGGGTCATCTACCTCTCCTGGCCCTGGGCCCTGAACTCCTTCCTGGGGAAGGAGATGTCCCCCGACGTGGGGGGGCTGCCCCGCTGGCCCATCAAGCTGGCCCTGCCCTTGGGGTTCGCCCTCTTGGCCTTGCAGGGCCTCTCTGAGCTCATCAAGCGCATCGCCTACCTCACGGGGCATACGCAACTGGTGGAGGAGGAAGCGGAGGTGGTGGAGTGA
- a CDS encoding TRAP transporter large permease, which yields MNLESLMPPLMFLALVVFLLSGYPVAFSLGAVGIVFGFLGIALDIFPAPLLRAMPDRIFGIMSNQLLLAIPFFTFMGIILEKSGLAEDLLDTMGKLFGPLRGGLALSVVFVGAILAATTGVVAASVMAMGLISLPIMLKYGYNPRFASGVILGSATLAQIIPPSVVLIVLADQLGVSVGDMYKAALIPAGLTVGFYFLYVIYVALFRPKWAPALPLEARPDAGKEVQAAFALLSYLLVGVGAYAMGRFLPAWAEGLEVLLALALWTLVLLPWIRKNPLLRRALLSMVPPLVLIFLVLGTVLIGLATPTEAGAMGVVGALVLAALNRRLSFPVLYGAMEGTAKLTAFVIFILIGSTLFSLVFRGVNGDLWVEGFLTRLPGGEVGFILFVMVLVFLLGFFIDFFEIAFIALPLLAIGAEALGIDKLWFGLLVGVNLQTSFLTPPFGFALFYLRNVAPKEVKTADIYLGGIPFIGLQLLVLVFVYFLREPILRFVGGMGFGG from the coding sequence GTGAACCTGGAAAGCCTCATGCCCCCTCTGATGTTTTTGGCCCTGGTGGTTTTCCTGCTCTCCGGGTACCCGGTGGCCTTCTCCCTGGGAGCGGTGGGCATCGTCTTCGGTTTTTTGGGGATAGCCCTGGACATCTTCCCCGCCCCTCTCCTACGGGCCATGCCCGACCGCATCTTCGGCATCATGTCCAACCAGCTTCTCTTGGCCATTCCCTTCTTCACCTTCATGGGGATCATCCTGGAGAAAAGCGGCCTTGCCGAGGACCTCCTGGATACCATGGGCAAGCTCTTTGGGCCCCTAAGGGGGGGCTTGGCCTTGAGCGTGGTCTTCGTGGGGGCCATCCTGGCGGCCACCACCGGGGTGGTGGCCGCCAGCGTCATGGCCATGGGGCTCATCTCCTTGCCCATCATGCTCAAGTACGGGTACAACCCCCGGTTCGCCAGCGGGGTGATCCTGGGCTCCGCCACCCTGGCCCAGATCATCCCCCCCAGCGTGGTCCTCATCGTCCTGGCGGACCAGCTGGGGGTGAGCGTGGGGGACATGTACAAGGCGGCCCTGATCCCCGCCGGGCTTACGGTGGGCTTCTATTTCCTTTACGTGATCTACGTGGCCCTCTTCCGGCCCAAGTGGGCCCCAGCCTTGCCCCTCGAGGCCCGGCCCGATGCGGGCAAGGAGGTTCAGGCGGCCTTCGCCTTGCTTTCCTACCTCCTGGTGGGGGTGGGGGCCTATGCCATGGGGCGCTTTTTGCCCGCCTGGGCGGAGGGGTTGGAGGTACTCCTGGCCCTAGCCCTTTGGACCCTGGTGCTCCTTCCTTGGATCCGCAAAAACCCTCTGCTTAGAAGAGCCCTCCTTTCCATGGTACCCCCCTTGGTGCTCATCTTCCTGGTGCTGGGCACGGTGCTGATCGGCCTGGCCACCCCCACGGAGGCCGGGGCCATGGGGGTGGTGGGGGCCTTGGTCCTGGCGGCCTTGAACCGCAGGCTTTCCTTCCCCGTGCTCTATGGGGCCATGGAGGGTACGGCCAAGCTCACCGCCTTCGTCATCTTCATCCTCATCGGCTCCACCCTCTTCAGCCTGGTCTTCCGCGGGGTAAACGGGGACCTTTGGGTGGAAGGCTTCCTCACCCGCTTGCCGGGCGGGGAGGTGGGCTTCATCCTCTTCGTGATGGTCCTGGTCTTCCTCCTGGGCTTCTTCATCGATTTCTTTGAGATCGCCTTCATCGCCTTGCCTCTCCTGGCCATCGGGGCCGAGGCCCTGGGCATAGACAAGCTCTGGTTTGGCCTTTTGGTGGGGGTGAACCTGCAGACCTCCTTCCTCACCCCGCCCTTTGGCTTTGCCCTTTTCTACCTGCGCAACGTGGCCCCCAAGGAGGTGAAGACCGCCGACATTTACCTGGGGGGGATTCCGTTTATCGGGCTGCAACTTTTGGTTCTCGTTTTTGTCTACTTCCTGCGGGAGCCCATCCTCCGCTTTGTGGGTGGGATGGGTTTTGGGGGGTAG
- the moaC gene encoding cyclic pyranopterin monophosphate synthase MoaC, whose product MDLTHFKDGKPHMVDVTEKPATYRTATAEAYVELTEEALTALEGGGVGKGDPLMVAQLAGILGAKKTSELIPLCHPLPLTGVEVKVELEREARRVRLEATVRTKAETGVEMEALTACAVAALTVYDMLKAASKGLVISGVRLLHKAGGKSGEWRAP is encoded by the coding sequence ATGGACCTCACCCACTTTAAGGACGGCAAACCCCACATGGTGGACGTGACGGAAAAGCCCGCCACCTACCGCACCGCCACCGCCGAGGCCTACGTGGAGCTCACGGAGGAGGCCCTGACCGCCCTGGAAGGAGGCGGGGTGGGGAAGGGGGACCCCCTGATGGTGGCCCAGCTTGCGGGCATCCTGGGGGCCAAAAAGACCTCGGAGCTTATCCCCCTCTGCCACCCCCTGCCCCTCACCGGGGTGGAGGTGAAGGTGGAGCTGGAAAGGGAGGCCAGGCGGGTGCGCCTCGAGGCCACGGTGCGCACCAAGGCGGAAACCGGGGTGGAGATGGAGGCCCTGACCGCTTGCGCCGTGGCCGCCCTCACCGTTTACGACATGTTGAAGGCGGCCTCCAAGGGCCTGGTCATCTCGGGGGTGCGCCTCCTCCATAAGGCCGGTGGGAAGAGCGGGGAGTGGCGGGCCCCTTGA
- a CDS encoding NifB/NifX family molybdenum-iron cluster-binding protein yields MRIAIALAKNQEDKVYPGPFGHAPRFAIYGVEGEEFRLLEVRENPYAAMEGGNKHQLMRELLKDVDLRVGARFGHGGSMGAFPMADRLEVGPVSLAEALEQVRARRSTS; encoded by the coding sequence ATGAGGATCGCCATCGCCCTGGCCAAGAACCAGGAGGACAAGGTTTACCCTGGCCCCTTCGGCCACGCGCCCCGCTTCGCCATCTATGGGGTGGAGGGGGAGGAGTTTCGCCTTTTGGAGGTGCGGGAAAACCCCTATGCGGCCATGGAGGGGGGGAACAAGCACCAGCTCATGCGGGAGCTCCTTAAGGACGTGGACCTGCGGGTGGGGGCCCGCTTCGGCCACGGGGGCTCCATGGGGGCTTTCCCCATGGCGGACCGCCTCGAGGTGGGCCCGGTGAGCCTGGCCGAGGCCCTGGAACAGGTCAGGGCCCGCCGAAGTACCTCCTGA
- a CDS encoding c-type cytochrome, translating into MKRLLPALLFLGLLAFAQSPGAKLYSANCQSCHQATGLGLPGAFPPLTHLDKVVQAKGGREYLIRVVLYGLQGSLTVEGKTYNGVMPPFRQLKDQEVADLLNHVLTTFAKSKAKPISAAEVAAQRARARSPQEVLKSRPPVK; encoded by the coding sequence ATGAAGCGCCTCTTGCCCGCCTTGCTCTTCCTGGGCCTTCTGGCCTTTGCCCAAAGCCCTGGGGCCAAGCTCTATTCCGCCAACTGCCAAAGCTGCCACCAGGCCACGGGCCTGGGGCTTCCTGGGGCCTTTCCGCCCCTCACCCACCTGGACAAGGTGGTCCAGGCCAAGGGGGGGCGGGAGTACCTGATCCGGGTGGTCCTCTACGGCCTGCAGGGAAGCCTGACGGTGGAGGGCAAGACCTATAACGGGGTCATGCCCCCCTTCCGCCAGCTCAAGGACCAGGAGGTGGCCGACCTCCTGAACCACGTCCTCACCACCTTCGCCAAATCCAAGGCCAAGCCCATCAGCGCCGCCGAGGTAGCGGCCCAAAGGGCCAGGGCCAGATCTCCCCAGGAGGTCCTCAAGTCCCGTCCCCCGGTCAAGTAG
- a CDS encoding TIGR04053 family radical SAM/SPASM domain-containing protein, with the protein MKPDLHRFPLLVAWEMTRACLLACQHCRASAEPDPLPGELTTEEGLRLLRELATYTPKPILLPTGGDPLARPDLFLLLEEARRLGLKVGITPAVTPRLTREVVARFKELGVHQMAISLDGASPERHDGFRGVPGTFARALEALEWAREVGLMTQVNTTVTRRTKGELTGIAEILAEKGVVTWEVFFLVPVGRGALLEQLTPQEYEEVMHLLYDLSRRYPFKVRTTEGPMFRRVAVERRQREGGEDGALVGEGRGVHLSDGFGFVFVSSTGEVYPSGFLPLPAGNVREKPLLEIYRHSPLFLELRNKALLKGKCGVCEYRELCGGSRARAWAETGDHLASDPRCAYIPKGQGQMPLA; encoded by the coding sequence ATGAAGCCCGACCTGCACCGCTTCCCCCTCCTGGTGGCCTGGGAGATGACCCGGGCCTGCCTGCTCGCCTGCCAACACTGCCGGGCCTCGGCGGAACCCGACCCCTTGCCCGGGGAGCTCACCACCGAGGAGGGGCTGAGGCTCTTGCGGGAGCTGGCCACCTATACCCCCAAACCCATCCTCCTGCCCACGGGGGGTGACCCCTTGGCCCGTCCCGACCTTTTCCTCCTCCTGGAGGAGGCCAGGCGCCTGGGCCTCAAGGTGGGCATCACCCCCGCGGTCACCCCCAGGCTCACCCGGGAGGTGGTGGCCCGCTTCAAGGAACTCGGCGTGCACCAGATGGCCATCTCCCTGGACGGGGCTAGCCCGGAGCGCCACGACGGCTTCCGGGGCGTTCCCGGCACCTTCGCCCGGGCCCTAGAGGCTTTGGAATGGGCCCGGGAGGTGGGCCTCATGACCCAGGTGAACACCACCGTGACCCGGAGGACCAAGGGGGAACTCACCGGCATCGCCGAGATCCTGGCGGAGAAGGGGGTGGTCACCTGGGAGGTCTTCTTCCTGGTCCCCGTGGGCCGGGGGGCGCTTTTGGAACAACTTACCCCGCAAGAGTATGAGGAGGTCATGCACCTCCTCTATGACCTTTCCCGCCGCTACCCCTTCAAGGTGCGCACCACCGAGGGCCCCATGTTCCGCCGGGTGGCCGTGGAGCGCCGCCAAAGGGAAGGTGGGGAGGACGGCGCCCTGGTAGGAGAGGGCCGCGGCGTGCACCTTTCTGACGGCTTTGGCTTCGTCTTCGTTTCCTCCACGGGAGAGGTCTACCCCTCGGGCTTTTTGCCCCTACCCGCAGGGAACGTGCGGGAAAAGCCCCTTCTGGAGATATACCGGCATAGCCCCCTTTTCCTGGAGCTGCGCAACAAGGCCCTCCTGAAGGGGAAGTGCGGGGTCTGCGAGTACCGGGAGCTTTGCGGGGGAAGCCGGGCCCGGGCCTGGGCGGAAACCGGGGACCACCTGGCCTCGGACCCCCGGTGCGCCTATATCCCCAAAGGCCAAGGACAAATGCCCCTGGCCTAA
- a CDS encoding MBL fold metallo-hydrolase, with amino-acid sequence MSGPEVLRFAANLYRVPAEGGYFLVDAGLPWEAGRLLARLRTPPILLFLTHHHTDHSGGARALWERFRLPLLAHPREWPYLTKEKPRPPLPIPLLGRTLANLAPPLPREALRPVEEGEEVLGWRVVELPGHTLGQVGLFRDGLLLAGDALRGHGLPPRFINEDHDLARKTVRKILSLGVETVYLGHGGPLSRKEVEALALKLGV; translated from the coding sequence ATGAGCGGGCCTGAGGTCCTGCGCTTTGCCGCCAACCTGTACCGGGTACCGGCGGAAGGGGGGTATTTCCTGGTGGACGCGGGCCTTCCCTGGGAGGCCGGGCGGCTCCTGGCCCGCCTCAGAACCCCGCCCATTCTCCTCTTCCTCACCCACCACCACACGGACCATAGCGGGGGGGCGAGGGCCCTTTGGGAGAGGTTCCGCCTCCCCCTCCTGGCCCACCCCCGGGAGTGGCCCTACCTGACCAAGGAGAAGCCCCGCCCACCCCTGCCCATCCCCCTCCTGGGGCGCACCCTGGCCAACCTGGCCCCGCCCCTTCCCCGGGAGGCCCTAAGGCCGGTGGAGGAAGGGGAGGAGGTCCTGGGGTGGCGGGTGGTGGAGCTTCCCGGCCACACCCTGGGGCAGGTGGGGCTTTTCCGGGATGGCCTCCTCCTGGCCGGGGACGCCCTTAGGGGCCATGGCCTCCCCCCCAGGTTCATCAACGAGGACCATGACCTGGCCAGGAAGACGGTGCGCAAGATCCTGAGCCTGGGGGTGGAGACCGTCTACCTGGGGCACGGGGGGCCCCTATCCCGGAAAGAGGTGGAGGCCTTGGCCCTTAAACTGGGGGTATGA
- the dxs gene encoding 1-deoxy-D-xylulose-5-phosphate synthase, which yields MVLDKVNSPEDLKALSLEELLQLAEEIRSEIIRVTAQNGGHLASSLGAVELILALHRVFQSPKDRILFDVGHQAYAHKLVTGRKDRFHTLRLEGGLSGFTKVSESEHDAITAGHASTSLAHALGMVLARDLAKEDYHVVAVIGDGALTGGMALAALNKIGELGRRMLIILNDNEMSISENVGALNKYFKELQIRKWVQDAEKLGRSILEHISSKLFGLVDRAKEAAKLLLHQENPFYAWGIRYVGPVDGHDLKGLIHILEHLKELEGPTLLHVVTQKGKGYKVAEADPIYWHGPPGFNPEKPEKVSKGYSWSQAFGDAVTELAYLEPRLFVLTPAMREGSGLVRYSLEHPERYLDVGICEDVAVTTAAGMALRGLKPIVAIYSTFLQRAYDQAIHDVAIENLPVVFAIDRAGVVGADGATHHGVFDIAYLRTIPNLQIAAPKDALELRAMLKKALEIGGPVAIRYPRDNVERAPEGVWPEIAWGKWEVLKEGTEVYLLAFGKTLKYALEAAAEDPRVGVVNARFLKPLDKETLRALARYRLVTVEDHQKMGGFGSAVLEALNEMGLNPEVRILALPDRFLEHGPIPSLHRQAGIDAEGIRKALREMGLHPAYERA from the coding sequence ATGGTACTGGACAAGGTGAACAGCCCCGAGGACCTGAAGGCCCTGAGCCTCGAGGAGCTCCTCCAACTGGCGGAGGAGATCCGCAGCGAGATCATCCGGGTAACGGCGCAAAACGGCGGCCACCTGGCCAGCTCCCTGGGGGCGGTGGAGCTCATCCTGGCCCTGCACCGGGTCTTCCAGTCCCCCAAGGACCGCATCCTCTTTGACGTGGGCCACCAGGCCTACGCCCACAAGCTGGTCACCGGCCGCAAGGACCGCTTCCACACCCTCAGGCTGGAAGGGGGGCTTTCCGGCTTCACCAAGGTCTCGGAGTCGGAGCACGACGCCATCACCGCGGGGCATGCCAGCACCTCCTTGGCCCACGCCCTGGGCATGGTCCTTGCCCGGGACCTGGCGAAGGAGGACTACCACGTGGTGGCGGTGATCGGGGACGGGGCCCTCACGGGAGGGATGGCCCTGGCCGCCCTCAACAAGATCGGGGAGCTGGGCAGGCGGATGCTCATCATCCTGAACGACAACGAGATGAGCATCTCGGAAAACGTGGGGGCCCTCAACAAGTACTTCAAGGAGCTCCAGATAAGGAAGTGGGTCCAGGACGCCGAGAAGCTGGGCCGGAGCATCCTGGAGCACATCTCCTCCAAGCTCTTCGGCCTGGTGGACCGGGCCAAGGAGGCGGCCAAGCTCCTCCTGCACCAGGAGAACCCCTTCTACGCCTGGGGCATCCGCTACGTGGGCCCCGTGGACGGGCACGACCTCAAGGGGCTCATCCACATCCTGGAGCACCTGAAGGAGCTGGAGGGCCCCACCCTGCTCCATGTGGTCACCCAGAAGGGCAAGGGGTACAAGGTGGCCGAGGCCGACCCCATCTACTGGCACGGCCCCCCTGGCTTCAACCCGGAGAAGCCGGAGAAGGTCTCCAAGGGCTACTCCTGGAGCCAGGCCTTTGGGGATGCGGTCACGGAGCTGGCCTATTTGGAGCCCCGCCTCTTCGTCCTCACCCCGGCCATGCGGGAGGGTTCGGGGCTGGTGCGCTACTCCCTGGAGCACCCGGAGCGCTACCTGGACGTGGGCATCTGCGAGGACGTGGCGGTGACCACGGCGGCGGGGATGGCCTTGAGGGGCCTGAAGCCCATCGTGGCCATCTACTCCACCTTCCTGCAACGGGCCTACGACCAGGCCATCCACGACGTGGCCATAGAGAACCTGCCCGTGGTCTTCGCCATCGACCGGGCCGGGGTGGTGGGGGCGGATGGGGCCACCCACCACGGGGTCTTTGACATCGCCTATCTGCGCACCATCCCCAACCTGCAGATCGCCGCCCCCAAGGACGCCCTGGAGCTCAGGGCCATGCTGAAGAAGGCCTTGGAGATCGGGGGGCCCGTGGCCATCCGCTACCCCCGGGACAACGTGGAGCGGGCCCCCGAGGGGGTGTGGCCCGAGATCGCCTGGGGCAAGTGGGAGGTGCTGAAGGAGGGCACGGAGGTCTACCTCTTGGCCTTTGGCAAGACCCTGAAGTACGCCCTGGAGGCCGCCGCCGAGGATCCCAGGGTGGGGGTGGTGAACGCCCGCTTCCTCAAGCCCCTGGACAAGGAGACCCTCCGGGCCCTCGCCCGCTACCGGCTGGTCACCGTGGAGGACCACCAGAAGATGGGGGGGTTTGGAAGTGCGGTCCTCGAGGCCCTGAACGAGATGGGCCTGAACCCGGAGGTGCGGATCCTGGCCCTCCCCGACCGCTTCCTTGAACACGGCCCCATCCCGAGCCTCCACCGCCAGGCGGGGATCGACGCGGAAGGGATCCGGAAGGCCCTCCGGGAGATGGGCCTCCATCCCGCCTATGAGCGGGCCTGA
- a CDS encoding PspA/IM30 family protein: protein MTLLDRLSRLIRANLSDLLRRAEDPEKIIQQALEDMREALREAREQVAAAMAEGKRLEREVESHLKEASLWEEKAKEALKAGREDLAKEALKRRKRALDLAEGFRQQAEEQKALIQRLMTQLKALEAKIDEAEARKKLLLARKKGVEAAEAVRRMESKLDAHPALEAFEEMEARILSLEDRHEALRELDGQDLDKELAALSADKEVEEELARLKRELGQA, encoded by the coding sequence ATGACCCTACTGGACCGCCTCAGCCGACTCATCCGGGCCAACCTGAGCGACCTCTTGCGCCGGGCCGAGGACCCGGAGAAGATCATCCAGCAAGCCCTGGAGGACATGAGAGAAGCCCTAAGGGAAGCCCGGGAGCAGGTGGCGGCCGCCATGGCCGAGGGCAAGCGCCTGGAACGGGAGGTGGAAAGCCACCTCAAGGAGGCTTCCCTTTGGGAGGAAAAGGCCAAGGAGGCCCTGAAGGCGGGCCGGGAGGACCTGGCCAAGGAGGCCCTAAAGCGCAGGAAGCGGGCCCTGGATCTGGCCGAGGGCTTCCGGCAACAGGCGGAGGAGCAGAAGGCCCTCATCCAACGGCTCATGACCCAACTCAAGGCCTTGGAAGCCAAGATTGACGAGGCCGAGGCCCGCAAAAAGCTCCTCCTGGCCCGCAAGAAGGGGGTGGAGGCCGCGGAGGCGGTGCGGCGGATGGAATCCAAGCTGGATGCCCACCCGGCCCTCGAGGCCTTCGAGGAAATGGAGGCCCGCATCCTTTCCCTGGAGGACCGGCACGAGGCCCTGAGGGAGCTGGATGGCCAGGACCTGGACAAGGAGCTCGCCGCCCTCTCTGCGGATAAAGAGGTGGAGGAGGAACTCGCCCGCCTGAAGCGGGAACTGGGCCAGGCCTAA
- a CDS encoding outer membrane lipoprotein carrier protein LolA, whose product MNTHALEKTGVALFLALGLALAQSVVEILDRVEKNLQEPWQAVVQGQIQGPGGQEELRARVLAIPKEDLFRIEFQRPGSLEGNFTVITEKEVWNYLYLTNQLVVSSKEKAQVQGLGFSPQGLGDLKGLSQRVSLRLVGEERLPEGVAWKLVGQAKEGQGFASLELYILKADPRPVRFVFRDEAGRVLADLRVVEFKRASLRPQDLKRYPKDAQVVRR is encoded by the coding sequence ATGAACACGCACGCGCTGGAGAAAACCGGGGTTGCCCTCTTCCTGGCCTTGGGCTTGGCCTTGGCGCAAAGCGTCGTGGAGATCCTGGACCGGGTGGAGAAGAACCTGCAGGAACCCTGGCAGGCGGTGGTCCAGGGCCAGATCCAAGGACCCGGAGGGCAGGAGGAGCTTAGGGCCCGGGTGCTGGCCATCCCCAAGGAAGACCTCTTCCGCATAGAGTTCCAAAGGCCAGGCTCCCTGGAGGGGAACTTCACCGTGATCACGGAAAAGGAGGTCTGGAACTACCTCTACCTCACCAACCAGCTGGTGGTCAGCTCCAAGGAAAAGGCCCAGGTGCAGGGTCTGGGGTTTAGCCCCCAGGGCCTTGGGGACCTGAAGGGGCTTTCCCAGCGGGTGAGCCTGCGCCTTGTGGGGGAGGAGCGCTTGCCGGAGGGGGTGGCCTGGAAGCTGGTGGGCCAGGCCAAGGAGGGGCAGGGCTTCGCCAGCCTGGAGCTTTACATCCTAAAGGCCGATCCCAGGCCCGTGCGCTTCGTGTTCCGGGATGAGGCGGGAAGGGTTCTGGCGGACCTTAGGGTGGTGGAGTTCAAGAGGGCCTCCTTGCGCCCCCAAGACCTCAAGCGCTATCCCAAGGACGCCCAGGTGGTGCGGCGCTAG
- the cysK gene encoding cysteine synthase A — MRVESIIGKTPAVRLLKLVEPDMAEVWVKLEGLNPGGSIKDRPAWYMIKDAEERGLLRPGSGQVIVEPTSGNTGIGLAMIAASRGYRLILTMPAQMSEERKRVLKAFGAELVLTDPSRRMLAAREEALRLKEELGAFMPDQFANPANVRAHYETTGPELFAALEGRIDAFVYGSGTGGTITGVGRYLKERIPGVKVIAVEPARSNVLSGGKMGQHQFQGMGPGFIPENLDLSLLDGVIQVWEEDAFPLARRLAKEEGLFLGMSSGGILWAALQVARELGPGKRVACISPDGGWKYLSTPLYAEP; from the coding sequence ATGCGGGTGGAAAGCATCATCGGCAAGACCCCGGCGGTGCGCCTTCTCAAGCTGGTGGAGCCCGACATGGCCGAGGTGTGGGTGAAGCTGGAAGGCCTCAACCCCGGAGGGTCCATCAAGGACCGGCCCGCCTGGTACATGATCAAGGATGCCGAGGAAAGGGGCCTCCTCCGCCCCGGCTCGGGCCAGGTGATCGTGGAACCCACCAGCGGGAACACGGGGATCGGCCTGGCCATGATCGCGGCAAGCCGCGGCTACCGCCTCATCCTCACCATGCCCGCCCAGATGTCCGAGGAGAGGAAGCGGGTCCTAAAGGCCTTCGGAGCGGAGCTGGTCCTCACCGACCCCAGCCGCCGGATGCTGGCCGCCAGGGAGGAGGCCCTGCGCCTCAAGGAGGAGCTTGGGGCCTTCATGCCCGACCAGTTCGCCAACCCCGCCAACGTGCGCGCCCACTACGAAACCACAGGGCCTGAGCTCTTTGCGGCCCTGGAGGGGCGCATTGACGCCTTTGTCTACGGTTCGGGCACCGGGGGGACCATCACCGGGGTGGGGCGCTATCTGAAGGAAAGGATCCCCGGGGTGAAGGTGATCGCCGTGGAGCCGGCCCGCTCCAACGTCCTCTCCGGGGGGAAGATGGGCCAGCACCAGTTCCAGGGCATGGGCCCGGGCTTCATCCCCGAGAACCTGGACCTTTCCCTTCTGGATGGGGTCATCCAGGTGTGGGAGGAGGACGCCTTCCCCCTGGCCCGGCGCCTGGCCAAGGAGGAGGGGCTTTTCTTGGGGATGAGCTCCGGAGGGATCCTTTGGGCGGCCCTGCAGGTGGCCCGGGAGCTGGGCCCGGGGAAGAGGGTGGCCTGCATCAGCCCCGATGGCGGCTGGAAGTACCTCTCCACCCCCCTCTACGCCGAGCCCTAG
- a CDS encoding FKBP-type peptidyl-prolyl cis-trans isomerase, protein MKVEQDKVVTIRYTLQVEGEVLDQGELSYLHGHGNLIRGLEEELEGRQEGESFRAHVPAEKAYGPHDPEGVQVVPLSAFPEDAEVVPGAQFYAQDMEGNPMPLTVVEVQGEEVTIDFNHPLAGKDLDFEVEVVKVREATPEEILHGHVHEGGHHH, encoded by the coding sequence ATGAAGGTTGAACAGGACAAGGTGGTAACCATTCGTTACACCCTCCAGGTGGAGGGGGAGGTGCTGGACCAGGGGGAGCTTTCCTACCTGCACGGGCATGGGAACCTGATCCGGGGCCTCGAGGAGGAGCTGGAGGGCCGTCAGGAGGGGGAGAGCTTCCGGGCCCACGTGCCCGCGGAGAAGGCCTATGGCCCTCATGACCCCGAGGGGGTCCAGGTGGTGCCCCTTTCCGCCTTCCCCGAGGATGCGGAGGTGGTGCCTGGGGCCCAGTTCTACGCCCAGGACATGGAGGGCAACCCCATGCCCCTCACCGTGGTGGAGGTCCAGGGGGAGGAGGTGACCATTGACTTCAACCACCCCTTGGCGGGCAAGGACCTGGATTTTGAGGTGGAGGTGGTGAAGGTCAGGGAGGCCACCCCGGAGGAGATCCTCCACGGCCACGTTCACGAAGGCGGGCACCACCACTAG
- a CDS encoding fibronectin type III domain-containing protein, with translation MKEAKRLLVLAASLLLFAGCGGQVGDPRKVNASVGTWNYGGQNVGVAYVLWADLPQPTSPDGFTLTISGPNNFSWSPAFRFRRSTAGAAFWWLTESSLVPPSGSYTLSANLTEGLTLNRTMSVNASSTLPQPQNVSLETITSNSARVTWSPVSGAKSYFVELWQLDDQNRPSVYRLGWFTTSTQYQFTQAAGITLPPGNYRARVFAANVDFTRLPTPGQASQLDPQLLLSSAWSAQALQVQSAGTLRVLDLGPVSDPGVAGGQE, from the coding sequence ATGAAGGAAGCTAAGCGGCTACTGGTTCTGGCGGCATCCCTTCTGCTTTTTGCCGGTTGCGGCGGGCAGGTGGGCGATCCTCGCAAGGTGAACGCCTCCGTGGGCACCTGGAACTATGGGGGGCAGAACGTGGGGGTAGCCTACGTCCTGTGGGCGGATTTACCCCAGCCCACCAGCCCCGACGGCTTCACCCTGACCATCAGTGGGCCCAACAATTTCTCGTGGAGTCCAGCATTTAGATTTAGAAGAAGCACTGCTGGAGCGGCTTTTTGGTGGTTGACTGAAAGCTCTCTGGTGCCCCCTTCGGGTTCCTACACCCTCTCGGCCAACCTCACCGAGGGCTTGACCCTCAACCGAACGATGAGTGTGAACGCCAGCTCCACCCTGCCCCAGCCCCAAAATGTCAGCCTGGAGACCATTACCAGCAACAGCGCCAGGGTGACCTGGTCGCCGGTTTCCGGGGCGAAGTCTTACTTCGTAGAACTATGGCAGCTTGACGACCAGAATCGGCCGTCGGTCTATCGGCTGGGGTGGTTCACCACGAGCACCCAATACCAGTTCACCCAAGCGGCGGGAATCACCCTTCCCCCTGGCAACTACCGGGCCCGGGTGTTTGCCGCCAACGTGGACTTCACCCGCCTTCCCACCCCTGGCCAGGCGAGCCAGCTTGACCCCCAGCTTTTGCTCTCCTCGGCCTGGAGCGCCCAGGCACTGCAGGTGCAGTCCGCGGGCACGCTTCGGGTCCTGGACCTTGGGCCTGTTTCCGATCCGGGTGTGGCGGGAGGCCAGGAGTAG